A genomic window from Thermococcus sp. includes:
- a CDS encoding DUF2226 domain-containing protein, translating to MIHGRYIGVITDFDDPLAVREGVRRGYLKVAWKDESSLKTGYIIIKDEKIVGSLVENVIGGSKVAGNEAFGEIMRAIKDKLVKAVEVYEADVEEILGSYPETRVDINELQRVTGNDLDSLLMLLKTHHGGMRIQNGSKEWVIYVENGLVKAAKAIKGSTRRGDSALREILREMGHLIKDGVYIAGETFEFSPNDTVSRGDVFVEGLELLKEKRQLEKGF from the coding sequence ATGATTCACGGAAGGTACATTGGAGTTATAACGGATTTTGACGACCCCCTAGCAGTTAGGGAAGGGGTTAGGCGGGGCTACCTGAAGGTGGCTTGGAAGGATGAGTCCTCACTAAAGACGGGATACATTATAATAAAGGATGAAAAGATAGTTGGTTCGCTCGTTGAGAACGTTATTGGTGGTTCCAAGGTTGCAGGAAATGAGGCATTTGGAGAAATTATGAGGGCAATTAAAGATAAACTCGTTAAGGCAGTGGAAGTTTACGAGGCCGATGTGGAGGAGATACTGGGTTCCTACCCGGAGACCCGTGTGGACATTAATGAACTTCAGAGGGTAACTGGAAATGACCTTGACTCTCTGTTGATGCTCCTGAAAACACACCACGGTGGGATGAGAATCCAGAATGGCAGTAAGGAGTGGGTTATATACGTGGAGAACGGCCTTGTAAAGGCAGCCAAGGCAATTAAGGGTTCAACCCGCCGGGGTGATAGTGCTCTTAGAGAAATCCTTCGTGAGATGGGTCACCTCATTAAAGATGGTGTTTACATTGCAGGTGAAACATTTGAGTTCTCTCCTAACGATACCGTTAGCAGGGGAGACGTGTTCGTTGAGGGTTTAGAACTCCTGAAGGAAAAAAGACAGCTGGAGAAAGGCTTTTAA
- a CDS encoding HD domain-containing protein produces the protein MRLDEFIPDAKTRTLIERTREFARGFFEREGTHGFSHVERVFNLCMHIGREENADLEILALASLLHDIARPLEDSGKVEDHAIESARIARRFLKSLGYPEGKSEAVAHAIEAHRFSRGPEPRTLEAKILSDADKLDAIGAIGIARVFMYSGEHGRDIETSLRHFEEKILKLKDLMYTETAKRIAEERHNFTVEFIERIRREIEGEL, from the coding sequence ATGAGGCTCGATGAGTTCATACCTGACGCCAAAACGAGGACACTCATAGAGAGAACGCGCGAGTTTGCTAGGGGCTTCTTTGAGAGGGAGGGAACACACGGCTTCAGCCACGTTGAGAGGGTGTTTAACCTCTGCATGCACATAGGCAGGGAAGAGAACGCCGACCTTGAAATCCTGGCACTGGCTTCTCTCCTCCACGACATAGCGAGGCCCCTTGAGGACAGTGGGAAGGTCGAGGATCATGCCATTGAAAGTGCTAGGATAGCTAGGCGCTTTCTTAAAAGCCTCGGCTATCCTGAGGGGAAGAGTGAAGCGGTTGCCCATGCAATCGAGGCCCACCGCTTCTCCCGTGGTCCCGAGCCGAGAACACTTGAGGCTAAAATCCTTAGCGACGCGGACAAGCTCGATGCAATAGGCGCGATAGGAATAGCGCGCGTTTTCATGTATTCTGGTGAGCACGGAAGGGACATTGAGACTTCCCTCAGGCACTTTGAGGAGAAGATTCTCAAGCTCAAGGACCTTATGTACACCGAAACGGCAAAGCGCATCGCTGAAGAAAGGCACAACTTTACGGTGGAATTCATCGAGAGGATAAGGCGGGAAATCGAGGGCGAACTTTGA
- a CDS encoding KH domain-containing protein — protein sequence MKAPICEVCLKTDDILCPADEKKLQEGIISELDVKVARLLYKLLGDVDIEFKKAVEAGDLIVIVVGEGDVPITIGKGGKNIKILIRELGKRVRVIEGMKAESTDELKKLASDLLYPAGVFGVNVVYRPGGETYYKVLVFGRDRKKLPEKPEILESVLSQIVGNEVKISFV from the coding sequence GTGAAGGCGCCAATCTGTGAGGTTTGTCTCAAGACCGACGACATTCTTTGCCCTGCTGATGAAAAGAAACTTCAGGAGGGTATAATCTCCGAGCTGGACGTTAAGGTCGCACGCTTACTCTACAAGCTTCTTGGAGACGTGGACATCGAGTTTAAGAAGGCCGTCGAGGCTGGAGACCTTATCGTCATAGTCGTTGGCGAAGGAGATGTTCCCATAACCATAGGTAAGGGCGGAAAGAACATAAAAATTCTCATTAGGGAGCTTGGTAAGCGCGTCAGAGTCATCGAGGGCATGAAGGCCGAGAGCACCGATGAGCTCAAGAAGCTCGCCTCCGACCTGCTTTATCCAGCCGGCGTTTTCGGTGTTAACGTCGTTTACAGGCCCGGTGGCGAGACCTACTACAAGGTTCTCGTCTTCGGCAGGGACAGGAAGAAGCTTCCGGAGAAGCCGGAAATCCTGGAGAGTGTTCTCAGCCAGATAGTTGGTAATGAAGTCAAGATTTCCTTCGTCTGA